In Miscanthus floridulus cultivar M001 chromosome 19, ASM1932011v1, whole genome shotgun sequence, the DNA window ctcaatcgtttcatatcaagactcggtgaaaaagggttgcctttctttaaactactaaagaagacagacaagttcgagtggacagaagaagccaatgaagctttcaagaaacttaaagcatacctcacctcctctccagtcctcacacctccaaagaaagacgaagacatgatgctatacattgcagcaactactactgtagtcagcacggcaatagtagtggaaagagaagaagaagggcgcgtatataaagtacaatacccagtatactatatcagcgaagtgctatcagaatcaaaaatccggtatccgcatgtgcaaaaactactctacgccctactgattacttcacgcaagcttcatcACTACTTTGAAaaccacaagattaccgtggtgacagatttcccactaggagacatcttacgcaACAAAGACacaacaggacgcatatccaagtgggcggttgaactcggtgctctcaacatcgatttcaccccacggaaagcaattaaatctcaagcccttgctgattttgttgtcaaatggacagaaattcaacaacccgtatcaagcgccatcctggatcattggaagatgtactttgatggatcacttaagctaggcGGAGCGGGcacaggcgtcctcctaatttcactAGACAgaagacaactaaagtatgtccttcagatattatggcaagccactaacaacgaagcagaatatgaagctctcatacacgggctaagagtggctattacactcggaatcaagcgactactcgtatacggcgatttggcagtagtcatcaaccaagtcaacaaagattgggattgcaccaaagagaacatgggtgcctactgtgctgaaatccaaaaactcaaaaaacacttccaagtactagaaattctacatgtcctgcgggactccaacattgcagcagatgttcttgccaagcttggatctgaCAGGGCAGAAGTCCCACCcgatgtattcatagaggagttatcagctccttctatcaaacaacccggtgagacaaccatagaactcacagccaaaggcaaccagattctggtgatcaacacatcatggacacaggtttttattgattacatcaaagataataagttgccagcagaaaaacagcaagccacacaagtcatccgcagaagcaagaattacgtcctagtaggagacaagctatatagaagagccgcatcatcaggagtactcctaaaatgcgtctcatttgaagaaggcaaacaaatcctagacgaaatacactcaggctgttgtggaaatcacgccgcttcaagaacactagtcggcaaagcattccgcactggtttctactggccaaccgctttgaaagacgtagaagaactcgtcaaaaGATACAGAAGTTGTcagatgtttgcaagacaagctcatgtgccagcccacaacctcatctgcattccacccgcttggcctttctcctgctgggggctggatcaggtgggacctctcaagaaagaaaaaggcggtttcgagtacatctttgtagcaatcgacaagttcaccaagtggatcgaatacaaaccactcgcaaaatacagcgcagccaaagcaatcgagttcatccaagatattatgcaccgcttcggcatgccaaatcgaatcatcatagatttgggttctcccttcacagctacagaattcaaaagttgggcacaggattgtggcttcagtatagattacgcatcagtcgcacatccagaagccaatggacaggtagaaagggccaatggactcatactagccggattaaagccaagattgtatgaagaactagtagactatgggtcaaaatggatcgaagaattacccaaagttgtatgggggctaaggactcaaataagcagagccaccggatactcacctttcttcctggtatacggatcagaagccgtactacccgcagatctgatctggacatcaccaaggatagaacaatacgacgaaggagaagcagaacaaacccgaagattagaactcgacagcacagaagaagtcagagtaaacgctaccctgcaatcagcgaaatacctccaaggactaagactccactacaacaagaatacacagtctcgatcattacaagtcggagacttagcactaagaagaatacaaaaaaccgacggacgccacaaactacttagTCCATGGGAAAGTCCTTTTATCAtcgcaaaagtcatcggaccaagcacatacaagctcataactgaagatggaaaagaagtcaacaatacatggcacatcagtcagctacgaagattctacgcatagaaacaactcaagggagaatatgtatacaagacacaagaaatcaatgttcatgatcaacaaagataccgCAGTGTACCATtataacacatcaatattcatgatcaataaagatgattatttcTCAACAAACATATATATCATGGCTCTATCCGAGTCGTCTCttaaaaatgcaaaatggctgaaaatacgcctgagcatcccggccgagagcaaaatagttgaaaagacacttgagcccgccgatgagggtagctaacaagccaaTACCCGAAAAAaatacaaaatggctgaaaagacgcctgagcatcccggccgagagcaaaatagttgaaaagacacttgagcccgccgatgagggtagctaataagctaacacccgaaataaaatacaaaatggctaaaaagacgcctgagcatcccggccgagagcaaaatagttaaaaaacacttgagcccgccgatgagggtagctaacaagctaacacccgaaataaaatgcaaaatggctgaaaagacgcctgagcatcccgaccgagagcaaaatagttgaaaagacacttgagcccaccgatgagggtagctaacaagctaacacccgaaataaaataaaaaagactgagactaagcctgggcataagaccagagcaatatcaaaagcaagaccctctagctacttgtaccaaataccaagaggctcgggggctacactagagataaccaagaacgcaaagatctatatataacgagttgtttacaactcgacgggtcaagaaaggtcgtcaacacaaaaGATCTACATAGAGCGAGCTGTTTACAGGGCAcaagagaaggccagacaagcactcgacagatcaagagagGTCGTCAACACGAGTTGTTTACTtaaacagaaaagtactcgacaaatcgtccGAGGAATAAGCAGGGCATCCAGGCAAAggagacatcaacaaaaaagactttcattcaaaaaagaagtataatgtcatattacaaggcacgggcataaaagtcaaatacatcaagcctcatcatcagaagaagggagaacgatattaagattatctgctatcctactagctaaatcttcaacttcaggctccatcctctcaacagcatcgatgtattcttgactatcagattcctctgctatcttggacagaggaaccgctggagcaagaacccggacttgggccagaacattcttggtacacagttaagcgcacctcttcacaaactcttgaaaACGAGTCGGgattcgaggaatcaactgagcccaagattgcacGTCATCCGCTGGATCTTTACCTGCTGGATTTCCAAGTATGCCAGAGCTTCCTTCTTTTCTTCAACCTGGTAATAGTAATAGTTTAAGTCAAACTTCAGGTGTACCTACATCTGTGTCAGTACCTGCTTCATTGAGTACATCAGAAACTGAATCATCAAGAAGCCAACTGCCAAATAAGTGGTCATCTGATTCTGCTTCTGTAGTGTCTGTGGGTTTTACTCCTCCATCTGTGACTCCTTCAGTTTCGACAGATGAACCCTCCATGCCTGTGTCACAGGTCTTGCCTTCTCTGGTGAACAGTAAGCCAGTAGCTCTAACTGACTCCACCGGGCCCTCTCTCTCCCCTGATAAGCCTGTGATTGTACCTGATGCTTCAGTGCCTACCTATCTATCATCATCTCAGCCACCATCTTCTAATGATGCAACTCTAGTCAATGTTGCGGAGCAAGTTCCATTGGTAACTCCTGGGCAACTTCTGTCAACTACTTCCTCTACAATTGTATCATCTCATGCCTTGCAAACTTCTGCTGTGGTTCTATCCTCTAAGGCTGCCCCCTCTACGGTTCCATCCTCTCAGGCTACATTGTCTGTAGCTTCACCCACACAGGTTGCTTCCTCTTCTGTTTTGTCGCAACAGGTGGAAGTGACCAGTGAAAGTAAGCCAGCCAAGCAGCGTGAGTGGAAGGCAAAACAACCTGTGGTTGCTACACCTGGAAATAAGGAGCCCATATTGCCTGCGCCAAAGCCCGTGCTTCAAAAGGTACTGGAGTATATCTACTCCATAAGGCTCAACTTAATCTGCATACTTTGTGATCACTTCCCTTCTCATTCATCTAATTCTTTTGGTTTCAGCCTGTAGGAGTTTCCTTGTATGTCCAGTACAACAATAGAGGccggggaagaggaagaggccgcggAAGAGGAAATGGGGTATGCTTATCTGAAAACATGTTTTATCCTACTAACTTTGAAAATCTAGAAATTTTTGAGATGTGAGGTTGCTCTGTTTATATTCTTGTGTTGCGTTATTGTCACTCAAAGAAAAGGCCATTTCTGATTTCACGTCCTTAGAGAAAGCACTATCAATAAGTTTGGTCCTCTTGACTACTTTGTTTTTGGTATTTTTAGCATTCTTTTGTAGCCTGAATACTTTGTGCAAGTATAATGTAGAAAACTACTCCcttcatcccaaattataagacatttttggcttttttagatacatggcttttgctatgcacttagatatgcaCTGTATAGATACATAGttaaaacaatgtatctagaaatacCAAAACGTTCTATAATTTGTAACGGATGGAGTACAACATAGCTGGACCCTGTTCTGATCAATGTTATTCTTGTTTGGTTGGCCTGTTGGGGGCTCCCTGTTATTAGACTTTTCCTAATTTTGGGCTGCAAGATTTTGCAGTGTACTAtcctagtattttttttttcataaaatGTCTTCAAAAAGTATTTTGTATGTTTGTGTCAAACTGTCAACCATGTGTTAATCAAAGTTATCAGTTTATAAACAAACCATGTCATCTTTTAGTGCCATAAAGTAGTGACAATTGTACTGTGAAATGCATATGCGTTTACTAGCATGATGATGCGTCTTAAAATGCCTCTGTTCTGTTTTCAGCCCCTTGAGGACATTCTTTAGAGTCTGCTTTGCTTTTTTATTAGATTGTAGTATTCACTGTCATTCTCTCTACAGCAATCACATCCCATAACCAAGTTCACAGAGGACTTCGATTTCATGGCAATGAATGAGAAGTTCAACAAAGATGAAGTTTGGGGCCATCTTGGTAAAAGCATAGGGCAGTTAAATGATGAACCAAATGGTTACGAAGATGATGTTCTAGAAGTTGATGAGATATCTCCTAGAAAGCCAGAAGCTAAGGTATGAGTTCTGTTGGATTGCTTGTCATGATTTACTATTCAGTATGTTGGATGCTGATTAACCATTTCTCTTGTGCCTGAAAAACCTGTGTATGTTAAAGATGACTTCTTTGATTCACTCTCTTGCAACACAATTGACAATGGAGGGAGGAATGGAAGAGTGAAATTCTCCGAGCAGAGGAAAATAGATACCGAGGTATTGACAGACATTGAATCTTTACCTTTCCATATCACCTTAGCATTCAGTGCATATGATAATTTATTTTGGCTGTAGAcctttggtttcatgcccggaaggtcaaccatggaagccattttcttagtaagacaagttatggggcggtatagggagaagaagaaggacctacacatggtttttattaacttggagaaggcttatgataaaataccaaggaatgttatgtggtgggctttggacaaacataaagtcccaatgaagtacgtcgggctcattaaggacatgtacaacaatgttgtgactagagttcgaacaagtgatggagacacgtatgacttcccgattaggataggactatatcaaggatcagctttgagcccttatttgtttgctttagtgatggatgaggtcacaagggacatacaaggggacatcccttggtgtatgcttttcgcggacgatgtagtgctagttgatgaaagccggacatgagtgaaccagaaactggagttatggcgggagactttggagtccaaaggttttagactcagtagaactaaaactgagtatatgagatgtgacttcggcactactactcgggaggaggaagatgttagtttggaaggtcaagtagtgcctaggaaggatacctttcgatatttaggatcaatgctacagagggacggtgatattgatgaagatgttagccatagaatcaaagcagggtggatgaagtggtggcaagcgtctggtgtcctatgtgacaaaagggtaccacagaagctaaaaggcaagttttataggacggcgattagacctgctatgttgtatggtgcagaatgttggcctacgaaaagacgacatgttcaacagctaagtgtcgcggaaatgtgtatgttgcgttggatttgtggtcatacaagaagggatcgagttcggaacgatgatatacatgagagattaggggtagcgccaattgaaaaaaagcttgtccaacatcggttgagatggtttggacatgtgcaacggagacctccagatgcaccggtgcgtagcggaatcctaagtcaggatagtaacgtgaagagaggcagaggaagaccgaagttgacttgggtagaggcaataaaagaagacttgaaaggatggaatatacccaaagacttagccttagataggagtgcttggaagacagttatttacgtgcctgaaccttgattgcttctaatgggtttcaactctagcctaccctaacttgtttgggacttaaaggctttgttgttgttgttgttgtagaggCATCGACCAATGGGCATCCGAGGTAGGGGCCCCCGTGGTGGGGGCGGTGGCCCTCGTGGTCGTGGGTATTATGGTAGAGGATATGGATATATGGGTAGGGGCCGTGGCTACTCTTACCCAAATCACCAGTCGTGATACCTCGGTGTCTGGAAGCACAGTGAATGGCAATGGCAAATTGGCCAATTTGCGTAGTAAACTGAGATGTATCGCAGATTACAGTGCTGCTGTTGTAAGTGCCTATTAGAGGTTCCTTTTCTTCTGCTATAGATAAAATAATAGTTTGTTTACTGATGTGACAATTCAAGAATCAGTGTCAGTTTTATTGATGGTAGATTGGAGTAGAAGCTTTCGCATCTGTATCTTTCTTGTCAGTGTCGATGGTCATTTATTTATTTCCTTTTGGAGGTAGAAGCTGTTAGCAGACTGGTAGTTGTGACATAGATCTGTCCAATACCAACACAAAAACAAGCACTACTACTGATAATCTGATACAATAAGGGATAGAGTTCAGGGTAGGAAAAGGGATAGAGTTCAGGCACTAGTACTGACGATCTGAAACAAGAAGGGGGAGTTCAGCGTAGGGAAGCAAGCAGGGGAAATCGATATAAATCATCATAACcacttttatattttctttctctcttatTTATTTGCATTAGGAACCCTATCGTACTCTTTATTCTTCCCCACGTCCTTTCACCTCTAGATTGGCTGATGGATGTGCGCACGTATATATCCGCGCGATTAAGTAGAGTTTTCTATGTGTAGATAGATTGGGAGTTGAGatagggagttgttggagagcagttttttttaatcttgccaaaaaatagAAGGGTGGGCcgggtgcaagcggtagagtcttaccgcctgtgaccggaaggtcccgggttcgagtcgcggtctcctcgcattgcacaggcgagggtaaggcttgccactgacacccttccccagaccccgcacagagcgggagctctctgcactgggtatgcccttttttaatcttgccaaaaaatctAGATTGGGAGTGGcttttagaaactcttggagattatTGTAGAGACCAGAGTCTTGGAgctaactccgcctatggtgaggcgtctttggtgtcccagcatagcaggtcccaagccctagtaaaggaggagggttgtgttaggcgcggcgagccaatgtaaaaacttagccactttaatggagatgaaacccaaaagaatcctgttggggcgtaaccctcttaacGACCAGAGTCTTGGAGCTAATGTAGGGCCTGCTCAAGGAAACTTTGTGTGTTTGGGATCTTCGTGCTCCATGGTTAGACCCTTTAAGGGGCCCAACAGTTTGGACTTGGGTAGGTTGAAAAAAGACACCCAACCATGGCTAGAATGACCCATGCCTTTTAGGCTCTTTAATTTCCGTGGGTGGCATAGCTACTGAGATCAATGTAGTGGAGCGGTGCAAATAATCCATGCAGCTTCAAGTTCTCTTTGTTAACGGAATTTGAATGGTTGAGGCGCCCAACTCATAATTGGTCATTTTGCAGGTTCAATATCTGCTGGGAGTAGTAATGTTTCACAATGAAAGGAAGACATGGTAAGCTGGATCGCACATCAGTTGGGATACTTATCTTTGAGAGTGCAGTACGAGATAGAGGTTGTGTCCGTATCAACAATTTCTACTGAAGGCGGTAAGATTGTGTCATATCATTGATTTCTACTGAAGGCAGTAAGATTATATCTTGAGCCGTTATGTTATGTACTTATGTATCTatgagccgtacttttacataccacgagatgtgctgaggcagaaggtcgatgctcacaagaaaaagatgattgaacttcgtaagccttcgccactatcagactatgaccgctccctcgtgaagtcacatgatgcagataagaaaaggaaaagagcatcagggaaggatgtcccacagctcggacaacagaagcaaccaatgcaaaatcttgttgttgctaatgaatatggttccaacatagaagtctatcgaccagacaactctggagaagtgtcggttcaagcccttaatgctttttttaaagatactggtttaaccttggatcaattgacgggcaaagctccaatccagaacctggaagttgatacctggaagacttataaatatggcaaaagtctgtacaaccctgcggctctgaatgaattgggtacgcaaatgtacttgctcaacaagtggtacatgcaggcgtgtggcaggggtgagcagtggatctttgtcagatttagagaccatcattacttccgtggcgatgacatcttacatattagtttcgaagaattgcatcaactattccacttggacgctctggacaaatcaatcatgagctccttttgtttgtaagtgattcttacttttatttaataaactcacttccatgcgtacgtgtatataattatcctcacatgtaacttatatttatatatagattccagatgtcagagctccaaagaatacaagacaccagtgttggcttcattgatccttatatcgtattcaaaaccgatattattgtcaaggaccactgggtatctgaagcacagacgaatatcatgaagttcttcgtgaagcagcacgacaagacaacaatacttttcccgtacaactttgagtaagtgttaataataatgtagtctacacattttatgtaatatcaatacaacttatatgcatgtacgtgtgtgtataaaccaatgcagttttcactggatactcattgtcattgagttaaactcaagtcggttactaatctttgactcgttgagaaaagaacggacactataccaagatatgatagacattatccaggggtaatttcgatctctcgcgcacaactattattgaatagactttgccataatttattaacgatcgtacattattggtcgcacagggtttggaaagagtttattcggcaacatcgcaaggattgcaaggcaccacttaatgtagttgaaataccagtaagttgtactatatacacttccccacgtgtttaattactatatcgtacttcaatttacgtgtgagatgatgagaataatcttcttctcgtacagtggtgtttgcggcaggaaccaggtaataacttgtgtggatactacgtttgtgaatttatcactgcgcacataagaagaactcctgaagatgtcctcagagtacgtatatatcaatttttatttatttttaaatgaatatatatacatatatgtgtattaatacttttccttttatttcaaatgcaagactgaatggttgaaacgaagggtcatgcaaaaagaccatctgaaagcagttcaagagtcaatagcaggatatcttctagaaaaagtgctaaatcccaacggcgagttctactttgatcttaaggaataaatgatgtaaattaaatgtttattgatatcgttatttttgagaacaagattatgaaagtgttgtatatatacatatatatatatatctataatatatatagtttcatactttattcgaatataataatgctcaagatgagaattagatgtaattatatgcatgcgtgtatttatattagcaacgtagaatacgtacataaaaacatattatatattaaacaaatacgtgtaactgaactgaaaacaaattaaacaaaaaaaaagaaaaagaaaaggaacctttagtcccggttggggttaccaactgggactaaagggtgaaccattagtcccggttggtaaccccaaccgggactaaagggtgcgccaggttcgctcggctggatggcctttagtcccggttggtgttaccaaccgggactaaaggtccctctttaatcccggctcgatgacccgggactgaaggttccacctttagtcctaggatcgttgtcccggcgcggtaaccgggactaaaggctgttaccgcccgggacaacaggtccattctgtagtagtgtcctgtttcgctgtggatttcgcttgttactcttggtggttgccgccacctagacggcttggagcagcgaggatcgttgagcggagggtggtgattgtctccggctccgatcgtggtgattgtgaggggttcttgacctttcccccggcggagcgccaaaaggtactctagtggattgctcgtggcttgtgtgatcctcatcttgtgttggttgtgcggcaccctattgagggtttggcgtatgaagccaattaacgcgtgaacctccaagtgagtgaatcgccacaacgaggagtagcttgccggtaagcaagtgaacctcggtaaaaaatcattgtgttcatcgtgttcatcattgatttcgaggtgaatggtcttcattgttattcctccttgtgattgattggtttcttcatctacacggcggtataaccttcttgatcactctttttactttaccgtaaactagttgacaagctctttagtgtagctagttgtgagagcttgcttgcttggttggtgtggctctttagttagtc includes these proteins:
- the LOC136528597 gene encoding uncharacterized protein YMR317W-like yields the protein MALSESSLKNAKWLKIRLSIPAESKIVEKTLEPADEDCTSSAGSLPAGFPSMPELPSFLQPGNSNSLSQTSGVPTSVSVPASLSTSETESSRSQLPNKWSSDSASVVSVGFTPPSVTPSVSTDEPSMPVSQVLPSLVNSKPVALTDSTGPSLSPDKPVIVPDASVPTYLSSSQPPSSNDATLVNVAEQVPLVTPGQLLSTTSSTIVSSHALQTSAVVLSSKAAPSTVPSSQATLSVASPTQVASSSVLSQQVEVTSESKPAKQREWKAKQPVVATPGNKEPILPAPKPVLQKVLEYIYSIRLNLICILCDHFPSHSSNSFGFSL